In Cryptomeria japonica chromosome 1, Sugi_1.0, whole genome shotgun sequence, the sequence TCTATTACATAATATGGAAAATTCAATTAAAGAGGCCTTGGACCTAAAAAATGAGGACAAGTCACCTATCCCCCTCCACAAAGCTTTGATTTACAAGCTCTATCGTTACCATTTGGCCTTATACCCCCCTCGTAATATTATGCTCATTCAACCCTCCTTGCATGCCTCTCATCCTTTAGCGGCTTATGTGAGCGAAATGGCCCCTTCCAGATTCTTCCAACTTTCTAATGAAGCTTTTGTTTCCTCTCTGATTCCCTCTTCCTCTGTAAGTATTGCAAAATTAATCCCTCACACCTTTCCCTTCCCTCTGTTGTGAAACACCCAAAACCCTTTTGCCCTAAGGGCAATGTGCAGGAAAAAACAAATGAATTATAATTGATAATTGTAACTCGAAGGATTTAGATGACAAAGACCATGTTGTGGAAACAGGGGATAGGAGAAGGTCCCAAAGGCTTGCCTCCAAGGGTGCTACCAAGAAAAAGAATAAGAACCAGAAAACTGTTGAAACTAAAGATGATATTGATGAGGGTGAGGGTGGCAGTATCTCAAATGAACCTATGGGAGATGAGACTAGCACTGAGAATTTTGACATTTCCAACATGGATGACCCTGGTCCCCCTTTGGACCCCATGACTTGAGCACAACTAATGTGCAACTTGTTGAGAATTTTGAAGATGTGGCCTCAAAGAACTTTATGCAGAAGGTGGACCCTGTTATTAGGATGATTGATGAGCTAGACATCGAGGTTGTGAGAGATGAAGGGATTGTTGTGGAAGGTGTGGATAAGGACAAGAAGagtgacaagaaaaagaaaaagaagaaaaaggacaagGGTTTATATCCCGAGGAAGAGGATCATCACgaaaagcaaaaggaagaggaAGCGAAGCCCACAAATCACCCCAGGGAGGACGAGTTGCAGGCCCTCAAATGCGAAGTTCGTGAGCTGAGGAACCACCTTGACAATTTTGGGGCGGATAAGGAAATCTAGAAGCTGAAAGAGGAAATCAGAGATATGAATTGCAGGTGGAATGCAAGGGACAAGCATCTCGTCagtatcaacaaattttgcatttgTTTTATGCACACCTCAACGCTGACGCTCTACCTCCTTCGCGACAGGATTTTTGAAGATGAGGTGGACAAGCACGCATGCAAGGAACTCCACAGGTTCCTTTTTGAGGATTGAGGCAAGGTCATAGATATGACTGTTCTTAGTAAATCAATCCCTTAGTTCTTTGTCTATTAATCTTTGGTTAGTTGTTGGCTTTGGTTCTATGGACTTACGGGGTATACCTCTAATGCTTTTTACTTCTGTTGAACTCTCACTGCAAATTttgtttttatgatgttttgatattgttaatgtgttgttgatagtctttgactatgtTAAGGTTCAGGGCCCTAGTTGACGttgctttactaataaaaaacattataataaaaaatgatgcttgtttaaaaaaaaaaaaattaaaaaaattcacttttgtatatataaaattaCTCATATTCTCTGACATTGTCACTGAAAGGTTAAATCTTAATTGGATCCATTTAATTAGTCTCACTTAATGAATTAATTGCATTAAATTAATGAGATTCATTTAGTTGATGgtgcatttaattatttttttcaattactTAATTTGTTCTATGTTGAATTATTCAagttaaaaataccaaaaaaagatTTGCATGATCTTTTACTTTGCAAATAAGTCAAACTAGGCAAATTAGTTTATTTTCAACAAATAAATTTCATCGATTTTAGTGCAAATAGAATTAGAATGATATTTTTTATACTTATTTATAGAAAGAAATATTTTCTCTAAATTTGTTATtctaataaaaacattcaaaagtacacaacaaaaaaatataaaaaatataaacaaaatcaacaaataatcaacaacactttatatatatatatatatgtataatcaatGACACTCTTTATCAATATCTCATATCACCTAAAATGTCACATAATGAATGACAACATTTATCATAATCATAAAACACTATAACTTCAACTTAACTCAACATCTAACATAACCACAAAACACTATGACATCAACTTAACTCGCATTCAGTACAAATCTATGTACACatcataataattaaaaaataaataaacactaatattttacaaaaatatctctcataaaaatctataaatacatta encodes:
- the LOC131039758 gene encoding protein PXR1-like, whose translation is MAPSRFFQLSNEAFVSSLIPSSSDLDDKDHVVETGDRRRSQRLASKGATKKKNKNQKTVETKDDIDEGEGGNVASKNFMQKVDPVIRMIDELDIEVVRDEGIVVEGVDKDKKSDKKKKKKKKDKGLYPEEEDHHEKQKEEEAKPTNHPREDELQALKCEVRELRNHLDNFGADKEI